From the Cohaesibacter sp. ES.047 genome, one window contains:
- the thiE gene encoding thiamine phosphate synthase: MNLSVYFVTPHNPDDALVTAALRGGASIIQLRDKTAPDDVLIKQATHLAGLAKEYGVPFIINDRLKVALESGASGLHMGQSDGDPVAMREALGPDKILGLSIENEDQLAVAAALPEGTLDYIGCGPVRATPSKLNHATPIGFETLSRIAKAAPVPCVAIGGVKEADIPVVKAGGCAGLSVVSAISEADDPEAATRALITAWEAA; encoded by the coding sequence ATGAATCTCTCCGTTTATTTCGTAACCCCGCACAATCCCGATGATGCGCTGGTCACCGCTGCGCTGAGGGGAGGCGCATCCATAATCCAGTTGCGCGACAAAACCGCACCTGATGACGTGCTCATCAAACAGGCGACGCATCTTGCCGGGCTGGCGAAAGAGTATGGCGTGCCCTTCATCATCAATGACCGGCTCAAAGTGGCGTTGGAAAGCGGCGCCTCCGGGCTTCATATGGGGCAGTCGGATGGCGATCCGGTCGCCATGCGCGAAGCACTCGGCCCGGATAAAATCCTGGGGCTTTCCATCGAGAATGAAGACCAACTGGCTGTCGCTGCGGCGCTTCCTGAGGGAACGCTCGATTATATTGGCTGCGGACCAGTCCGGGCGACACCATCCAAGCTGAACCATGCCACGCCTATCGGCTTTGAAACGCTCAGCCGGATCGCAAAGGCTGCGCCAGTGCCGTGCGTTGCTATCGGCGGGGTGAAAGAGGCCGACATTCCGGTCGTCAAGGCCGGGGGCTGTGCTGGGCTGTCCGTCGTGTCTGCCATTTCCGAGGCGGATGACCCGGAAGCAGCAACTCGCGCGCTCATCACCGCATGGGAGGCAGCATGA
- the thiD gene encoding bifunctional hydroxymethylpyrimidine kinase/phosphomethylpyrimidine kinase — translation MIPNILSIAGSDPSGGAGIQADIKAISANGGYAMAVIAAMTAQSTKGVTGWVPTEPDFIKAQIAAILDDIRVDAIKIGMLGTSAIVEAVADALKDCDAPIVLDTVMVAKGGDRLLHEDAVNALRERLMPRARIITPNLPEAADLLGEIEATTPDEMERQARALLALGPKAVFLKGGHLSDDESPDLFLSEDQMEWLPSLRVATKNTHGTGCTLSSALATHLALTRVDLAAAKAAKIYISKAIAAADGLDVGHGHGPTDHFFAMRH, via the coding sequence ATGATCCCCAACATTCTCTCCATAGCCGGGTCTGACCCGTCCGGCGGCGCTGGCATTCAGGCGGACATCAAGGCCATCTCGGCCAATGGCGGCTATGCCATGGCGGTGATTGCCGCGATGACGGCCCAGAGCACCAAAGGGGTGACCGGCTGGGTTCCAACCGAGCCGGACTTCATCAAGGCCCAGATTGCCGCGATCCTTGATGACATTCGGGTCGATGCCATCAAGATCGGCATGCTCGGAACCTCCGCGATCGTCGAGGCGGTGGCCGACGCTCTCAAGGACTGCGACGCGCCCATCGTGCTTGACACGGTCATGGTTGCCAAGGGCGGCGATCGACTGCTCCATGAGGACGCGGTCAATGCTCTGCGTGAGAGGCTCATGCCTCGTGCGCGTATCATCACGCCAAACCTGCCCGAAGCGGCCGATCTGCTGGGCGAGATTGAGGCAACCACACCCGACGAGATGGAACGTCAGGCTCGGGCCTTGCTGGCTCTTGGGCCGAAAGCGGTCTTTCTCAAGGGAGGGCATCTGTCTGACGACGAAAGCCCGGATCTCTTCCTATCTGAGGATCAGATGGAATGGCTGCCGTCTCTGCGCGTGGCGACCAAAAACACCCATGGCACAGGCTGCACCCTGTCATCGGCATTGGCGACGCATCTTGCGTTGACGCGGGTTGACCTAGCCGCAGCCAAGGCCGCCAAGATCTATATCTCGAAGGCCATCGCCGCCGCTGACGGATTGGACGTCGGCCACGGTCACGGCCCGACCGACCATTTCTTCGCAATGAGACACTGA